GGTGTTCACCGGTGTCGGTCGCCTCCGTGACGATGTAGTTCGACTGGCCGGGGAAGGCGTCCTGCTTCAGACCCATCGAGGGGACGTGGAACGCGTGCAGCCAGTCGGACGACGTGATGTTCAACCGCACTGGCCTGTCGGTCGGCAACACGAGCGTGTTGGCGTTGGTCACGTCGGAGTCGGGGTAGTGGAACTGCCAGTTGTACTTCTGACCGGTCACCTGCACTTCCAGCGCCTCCTCCTCGCCGTCGGTGACGGTGTCGAGGTCCGTGTCGGGCGTGGCCGTGACGAACGGGTCGGCCAGCACCTGATAGGAGGCGACGCCGACGAACAGCAGGATGATGGCCGTCGCGACGGTCCAGGTGATCTCCAGGCGGCGGTTCTCCTTGGTCGGGAGCGGCGACTCGTTGTTCTTGAACTTCCAGACCGTGTAGAAGAGAATCGCCTCCACGAGGACGGTGATCGGGACGGCGATGTACAGCAGCTGGTTGTTCAGGTTCCAGATGAGCCGTTCCGTCGTCGTGTCGGCCGACTGGGCGGCGGCGGGCTCGATCGCCACCGCTGCCAGGGCGGCCGCGAACAGCGTCAGGAGTGCGACGCGCTTACCCTTCATTGATCCCGGCTTGGGATTGTCCGCATATTAACGTGCTGAATCCGACGCGGTGTCCGAACGATATCGAGTCGTCCCCGATGGGTCGTCTCCCGAACGTGTGCGGGCCGTTGGGGCGCCCTGGCGAGGTTTCGCCGGGTCCGTCGGGACGCGCGGCCATCACCGGCCGCCCCCACCCGGTCCGCGGGCGCGCGCCGGTCGCGAAGCGCGAACACTAAGTGCGAACGCCCCAAAGTCGGGGCAACAGCGGACCCTCATGTTCAGTCGCGACTCCCGCCCGTCGTTCCCGAGTCTGCTCGCAGCGACCGCGATGGGCGTCTACCTGCTCGTCGCCGCCGGCGCCACCGCGTCGGTCGCCGACGCCGCCCGGGCGTGCTCGTCGTGGCCGGTCTGTCACGGCCCGCTCACGCTCGCCGACCCCGCGCTGCTGATCGCCTGGGCCCACCGCGTCGTCGCCCTGCTCGTCGGCGTCCTCGCACTCGCCACCGCCGTCGCCGCCGTCCGCGACCGCGCGGCGATCCGCGGGCGAGTCCTCGCCGCGCTCGCGCTCGGCCTCGTCCTGTTCCCCGTCCAGGTCGCCATCGGCGCCGTCGTCGTCACCGGCGGCGCGGCCGCTCTCCCCGCCGGCGCGCACCTCGCCGTCGGCATGGTCCTGTTCACCGCCCTGGTCGTCGCCCTCGCCTGGGAACTCGAACCCGAGACGCCCGACGCGCCCGAGGAGGGCTGGGCCGTCGAGCCCGGCGTCGACGCCGAAGCCACCGACAGTTCCGAGACGCTGGACGACGACACCGTCGCGGAACCGACCACCGTCCCGTCGGACCTCCCGCTCCGCACGCGCGTGACCGCGACCGTCTCGGCGTACTTCCGGCTCACGAAACCGCGGCTGATGTGGCTGCTCTGTCTCGTCGCCGCCGCCGGGATGGCGCTGGCCTCGACCGGCACGCCCGACCTCACCGTCCGGACCGTGGTCCTCACCCTCGGCGGCGGCGTCCTCGCCATCGGCGCCTCCGGCACGTTCAACCACGTCCTCGAACGCGAGAAGGACAAGAAGATGGACCGCACCTCCGACCGCCCCATCGCGACCCACCAGATCCCGGTCCGCCGGGCGGTCGCGTTCGGCCTGACGCTGGCCGCGAGTTCGCTCGTCGTCTTCGCCCAGTTGAACCTGTTGGCGGCCGCGCTCGGCCTCTCTGCGATCCTCTTCTACAGCGTCGTCTACACGCTCGTGCTCAAGCCCAACACCGTCCAGAACACGGTCATCGGCGGCTTCGCCGGCGCGCTCCCGGCGCTGATCGGCTGGGCCGCGGTCACCGGCGAGTTCGGCCTCCCCGGCGCGGCGCTGGCGGGCGTCATCTTCCTGTGGACGCCGGCGCACTTCTACAACCTCGCGCTCGCCTACAAGGAGGACTACGCGAGGGGCGGGTTCCCGATGATGCCGGTCGTCCGCGGCGAGGCCGCGACCCGCAAGCACATCCTCTACTACCTCGCGGCGACGCTGGTCGCCGCCGTCGCGCTCGCGGAGCTGACCGCGCTGGGCTGGATGTACGCGGCGACGACCTGCGTCTTCGGCGGCGTCTTCCTCTGGGCGGTCCTCCGGCTGCACCGCGAGCGCACCGAGTCGGCGGCGTTCCGCGCGTTCCACGCCTCCAACGCCTACCTCGGGGCGCTGTTGATCGCCATCGTCGTCGACGCCCTGGCGCTCTGACCCATGGCCACCGTCGACACCACCTCGCTGGCCGACCGGTTTCGCCCCGACCGCGGGACGCTGCTGTGGGCCGCGCTGCTCGTCAACACCGAGGTCATCCTCCTGCTCGCCTACGCCGCCCTCGGGTCGGCCGACCTGCTCTCGGCGCGGGGGCTCCGGCTGTGGGTCTACCCGTTCGTCTGGATCAACGCCTCGATCTGGGCGGTCGCGCGCACCGACATCGCGTCCGCTTCCCGCCGCAACCGCACGCTCGCCGGGGCGCTCGCCGTCGGCTACTTCGGCGTCCTCGCCTACACCGGCGGCCTCGTCGGCCCCGGCCACGGATCGCTCGGCCTCGACGTCGCGCTGACGAGCCTTCCGCCGGGATGGGCACCCGCCGTCACCTACAACGGGATGGGCGTCTCGCTGGTACTCATCCCCTACAAGCTGATCGGCTACCTCACTCTCGCGTATCTCGTGTACGCGACTGTCCTCGACGCCGCCGGCTCGGCCGTGACGGGCCTCCTGGGACTGCTCTCCTGTGTCTCCTGTAGCTGGCCGGTCCTCGCGTCGATCGCTACCGGCGTCGTTGGCAGCGGGTCCGGCATCGCCGCCGCGGTCTCGACCGGCTCGTACGGCATCTCCACCGTCGTCTTCGTCGCCACCGTGGCGCTGCTGGTCTGGCGCCCGTTCGGTCGCGAGTGAGCCGCTCGGTCTGTCCGTCTGCGCACTGACCGAGTTTAAGTGGTTCCGGATTTGAGAGATACCCGATGGATGCCCTCCAAAAGAGCAGTCGCACTCCCTCGCTCCCCGAGTCAAGTATCGTCCTTCTTGGAATCTTGTTTGCTACCGTCGGCCTCACATTCCGAGATTCATTCGGGTTTACTTCACTCCTCGCTGCGATAGGGATAGGTCTTGTAATCGCTGGAACGGTCTATATCGCTGTCGAAGGTCCCGAAGCAGTCCGACTATCACTGGTGTTCGTTTCACTCGTCGCGCTACCACTGCTCTCCTATGGCGGCGTCGTCCGATGGATCGGCGGGAGCATGATCGGAGCCGTCATCGCTGGTGCGTTGTACACTCGAATATCGAAGTAAGCGGAAGACTTGCGTTCTGTACTGAGCAGTCCGAACCCACACTCACGTACCTTTATCGCCGAGAGTCACCTACGGGTTCCCATGTCGACAGTCACGCTGACCTACTGCGTCCCCTGCGGGTTCCGCGAGCGGGCGCTCGACACGCAGGAGGCGATCCTCGGAAGCCTCGAAGGGGAGATCGACCGCTTCGAACTCGTGATGGGCGACCACGGCGTCTTCCGCGTCGAAGTCGGCGAGGAGATCGTCTACGACAAGGAGCGGGATACCTTCGACATCGACGCCATCGTCCGCGACGTGCGCGCCGAACTGTAAACTCCTACTTAACCGTTTTCCCGGACTACCGGGTCGGAAACTCTCCTCCCTTATACAGGGTGTCGCGGGGGCTACGTCGAACTGCATGAGCCAGCTCGACTCACCCGCCGGCGCGACGCGGCTCGTCGCGCTCCTGTGTGCGCTCGCCGTCGCCACCGCGCTCGTTCCGGGCGCGGCGGCCGCAGTACCGCTCGCGAACGACGCTCCCGCCGCCCAAGCGCCGGCTGTCGGTCAGTCGCTCGCCGGCCAGTCGCCGGCGGACCAGACCGTCGGCGCGGACGTGGTCGTCGGGCCCGACGAGACCGTCTCGGACCTAGAGGTCGTCAGCGGCGACGCCGTCGTCCACGGGACCGTCGAGGGCGACGTGGACGCCGCGGCCGGTTCGGTCCGGATCACCGGCGAGGTGACCGACGACGTGGAGGCCGCCGCGGGCTCGGTCACCGTCGAGGGCCGCGTCGGCGGCACGGTCGAGGCGGCCGCCGGCTCGGTCGAAGTCGGCCCCGACGCCACGGTCGGGGGCGACGTGGACGCCGCGGCCGGGACGGTCACCGTCGCCGGGACGGTCGACGGCGACCTGACCGGGTCGGAGACGGTCCGCCTGAACGAGGGTGCGACGGTCCGCGGCGACGTGACCTACGGCGAGACGCTCGACCGCACGGAGGGAGCCGCGGTCGTCGGGACCGTGACCCACGACGAGAGCCTCGGCTTCGACGGGCTCCAGTGGGGACTCACCCTCGGTGACCTCGACGATCTCGGCGACCTGACGGTCCTGCCCTCCCCGCTCGTCAGCCTCGTCACCGGTCTGGCGGCGCTGGTCGTCGGCGCGCTCGTGCTCGTGGTCTTCCCCGACTTCTCGGGGGAGATGGTCGAGACGGTGACCGACCAGCCGGGCCGCTCGGCCGCCGCCGGCCTCGCGACGATGATCGCGGTGCCGGTCGTCCTGCTGGCGGTGGCGGTGACCATCGTGGGACTACCGCTGGCGTTCGCCGGCGGCGCCGTCTTCGCGCTGGCGACCTGGCTCGCGCTGGTCTACGGCGAGTTCCTCGTCGGGTCCCGAGTGCTCGACGCCGCGGGGACCGGCGACCGCTGGGCCGCGCTCGTCGTCGGCGTCGTCGGCGTCGAACTGCTGGCGCAGATCCCGCTGTTCGGCGAGCTCCTGACGTTCGCCGTCGTCCTGCTCGGCCTCGGCACCGGTGCGCTCACGATCGCCGCCCGTCGCCGCGGCGGCGACGACGGGAGCGCCGAGACGCCGCCGCCGGATCCTACCCCCGGCGCGGTCTGACGCCGCCAACCCCCCAACGATTCCCCGCTGACGCTACCCTCCACTCCGAACCCCGCCGACGCTCGACCCTCCATCCGCCCTCCGCTGACGCTCGGCTCTCCATCCGCCCTCCGCCGACGCTCGACCCTCCATCCGCCCTCCGCTGACGCTACCCTCCATCCGCCCACCGCTGACGCTCGGCCCTCCGTCCACCCCCTGCCGACGCTGCTCGTCGCGTCGAACCCGTCGTCGCTTCCCGTTCGCTCGGGCCGGTCGTGGGGACACACGCCCCCGAACCGAACCGCCTTTGCGACGCGCTGCCGTCGATTCGCCTATGACAGCGACGCTCGTCGCCGAGGACGTGCGCCGGTCCTACGGCGAGACGGTGGCGCTCGACGGCGTCTCCCTCTCGGTCGACGCGGGCGAGGTGTTCGCCCTCGTCGGCCCCAACGGCGCGGGCAAGACGACGCTCGTCCGCGCGCTGACGGGGACGACCGACGCCGAGGGGACGGTCGAACTGTTCGGCGACGACCCGCGGGACGTGGACCGCGAGCGGGTCGGCCTGCTCCCCCAGGCGTTCGACCCGCCCGCCCGGCTCACCGCCCGCGAACTGCTCGACTACTACGCCGGCCTCTACGACGAGGCCCGCGAGGTCGAGGCGGTCCTCGACGACGTGGGCCTGGCCGACGCCGCCGACACCTACTACGAGACCCTCTCGGGCGGCCAGCAGCGCCGGACCTGCGTCGGCTCGGCGCTCGTGAACGACCCCGACCTGCTCTTTCTCGACGAGCCGACGACCGGGATCGACCCCGCGGGTCGCCGGGCGCTGTGGGACCTGCTGGAGTCGCTCGCCGACCGCGGGACGACTATCGTCCTCACCACTCACGACATGGACGAGGCTCACCGGCTGGCCGACCGCGTCGGCCTGCTCGCGGACGGGCGACTCGTCGCCGCCGACGATCCCGATACGCTCGTCGCGGAGTACGGCGGCGAGAGCCGCCTCGTCGTGGAGACGGGGGCCGACCCCGCCGGCCTCGATCTGCCCTACCCGGCCGAGCGCGCGGGCGACTCGCTCGTCGTCTCCGAGGTCCCCCCCGAGGCCATCGGCGAGGTGGTCGACGCGCTGGCGACCGAGGGTGCGAGCTACGACGCGCTCACCTGGTCGGAACCGGACCTGGAGGACGTGTATCTCGAACTCGCGAGCACCGCGAGCGAGTACGGCTATCGGCGCGCGACGGGGCGAACCGACCGGCACAGGGACGCGGCCGCTACGGACGCGGACGGCCCCGCGGAGGGCGAGCGATGACCCGGAGCGGCCGCGTGCTCGCGTCGGTCCGCGCGGGCTGGCAGTCGTTCCTCCGGCGGCGGACGGCCGTCTTCTTCACGTTCCTCTTCCCGCTGCTCATCGTCGTCATCTTCGGCGCGCTGGTCCAGACTCAGCCGACCGGTGGCGGGCTGTTCACCGAGCCGGCCGTCTACTACGTCCCGGGGTATCTCGCGGTGGTCGTCCTGTTCACGCCGCTGTCGCGGGTCGGCAGCGAGGTGGCGCGCCACCGCGAGGGCAACCGCTTCGAGAAGCTCGCGACGACGCCGCTCACCCGCGGCGAGTGGCTGCTCGCACAGACGCTCGTCAACGTCGTCGTCATCGGTCTGGCCGCGCTGTTGGTGCTGGCGCTCGTCGTCGGCCTGACCGGCGCTCACATTCCGCTGTCCGTCACGGCCGTCTCGTTGCTCGTCGGCTACGTCGTGGTCGGCGTCGCGCTGTTCTGCGGCGTCGGCGCGATCATCGGGTCGACCGCCGACTCCCAGGACGGGGTCATCGCGACGAGCAACACCATCGCCCTCCCGCTCCTGTTCCTCTCGGAGACGTTCGTCCCTCCCTCGATGCTCCCCGAGTGGTTCCGGCCCGCGATGTGGCTGTCGCCGCTGACGTACTTCTCCCGGGGCGTCCGCGCGACGACGATGGGACGCGCCGCGATCCCGACAGGCCCCGTCGCGCCGGAATTGGGCTATCTGCTCGTCCTCGCGGCGCTCGCGGCCGTCTTCGTCACGATCGGTGCCTGGATGCTCCCCCGGACGGACTGAGACGGGGCGACCGTCCCCGCCCGCGACTCGCTCCCACTCGGGTTCGTCGGCGTGCTATTCGGTGGTCTCGCTCGCCGTCTGGCCCCCGTCGCTCCCGCCACCGGGGGAGTCGTCGACGGACCCGGCT
The window above is part of the Halosimplex rubrum genome. Proteins encoded here:
- the coxB gene encoding cytochrome c oxidase subunit II, with the protein product MKGKRVALLTLFAAALAAVAIEPAAAQSADTTTERLIWNLNNQLLYIAVPITVLVEAILFYTVWKFKNNESPLPTKENRRLEITWTVATAIILLFVGVASYQVLADPFVTATPDTDLDTVTDGEEEALEVQVTGQKYNWQFHYPDSDVTNANTLVLPTDRPVRLNITSSDWLHAFHVPSMGLKQDAFPGQSNYIVTEATDTGEHQLYCAEYCGVGHSQMLGTVEVRTQDEFQSWLDENGAGGSGNATAGNATSANATSALAP
- a CDS encoding polymer-forming cytoskeletal protein, yielding MSQLDSPAGATRLVALLCALAVATALVPGAAAAVPLANDAPAAQAPAVGQSLAGQSPADQTVGADVVVGPDETVSDLEVVSGDAVVHGTVEGDVDAAAGSVRITGEVTDDVEAAAGSVTVEGRVGGTVEAAAGSVEVGPDATVGGDVDAAAGTVTVAGTVDGDLTGSETVRLNEGATVRGDVTYGETLDRTEGAAVVGTVTHDESLGFDGLQWGLTLGDLDDLGDLTVLPSPLVSLVTGLAALVVGALVLVVFPDFSGEMVETVTDQPGRSAAAGLATMIAVPVVLLAVAVTIVGLPLAFAGGAVFALATWLALVYGEFLVGSRVLDAAGTGDRWAALVVGVVGVELLAQIPLFGELLTFAVVLLGLGTGALTIAARRRGGDDGSAETPPPDPTPGAV
- a CDS encoding heme o synthase, with product MFSRDSRPSFPSLLAATAMGVYLLVAAGATASVADAARACSSWPVCHGPLTLADPALLIAWAHRVVALLVGVLALATAVAAVRDRAAIRGRVLAALALGLVLFPVQVAIGAVVVTGGAAALPAGAHLAVGMVLFTALVVALAWELEPETPDAPEEGWAVEPGVDAEATDSSETLDDDTVAEPTTVPSDLPLRTRVTATVSAYFRLTKPRLMWLLCLVAAAGMALASTGTPDLTVRTVVLTLGGGVLAIGASGTFNHVLEREKDKKMDRTSDRPIATHQIPVRRAVAFGLTLAASSLVVFAQLNLLAAALGLSAILFYSVVYTLVLKPNTVQNTVIGGFAGALPALIGWAAVTGEFGLPGAALAGVIFLWTPAHFYNLALAYKEDYARGGFPMMPVVRGEAATRKHILYYLAATLVAAVALAELTALGWMYAATTCVFGGVFLWAVLRLHRERTESAAFRAFHASNAYLGALLIAIVVDALAL
- a CDS encoding DUF7546 family protein; translated protein: MATVDTTSLADRFRPDRGTLLWAALLVNTEVILLLAYAALGSADLLSARGLRLWVYPFVWINASIWAVARTDIASASRRNRTLAGALAVGYFGVLAYTGGLVGPGHGSLGLDVALTSLPPGWAPAVTYNGMGVSLVLIPYKLIGYLTLAYLVYATVLDAAGSAVTGLLGLLSCVSCSWPVLASIATGVVGSGSGIAAAVSTGSYGISTVVFVATVALLVWRPFGRE
- a CDS encoding Rdx family protein, translated to MSTVTLTYCVPCGFRERALDTQEAILGSLEGEIDRFELVMGDHGVFRVEVGEEIVYDKERDTFDIDAIVRDVRAEL
- a CDS encoding ABC transporter permease; translated protein: MTRSGRVLASVRAGWQSFLRRRTAVFFTFLFPLLIVVIFGALVQTQPTGGGLFTEPAVYYVPGYLAVVVLFTPLSRVGSEVARHREGNRFEKLATTPLTRGEWLLAQTLVNVVVIGLAALLVLALVVGLTGAHIPLSVTAVSLLVGYVVVGVALFCGVGAIIGSTADSQDGVIATSNTIALPLLFLSETFVPPSMLPEWFRPAMWLSPLTYFSRGVRATTMGRAAIPTGPVAPELGYLLVLAALAAVFVTIGAWMLPRTD
- a CDS encoding ABC transporter ATP-binding protein; this translates as MTATLVAEDVRRSYGETVALDGVSLSVDAGEVFALVGPNGAGKTTLVRALTGTTDAEGTVELFGDDPRDVDRERVGLLPQAFDPPARLTARELLDYYAGLYDEAREVEAVLDDVGLADAADTYYETLSGGQQRRTCVGSALVNDPDLLFLDEPTTGIDPAGRRALWDLLESLADRGTTIVLTTHDMDEAHRLADRVGLLADGRLVAADDPDTLVAEYGGESRLVVETGADPAGLDLPYPAERAGDSLVVSEVPPEAIGEVVDALATEGASYDALTWSEPDLEDVYLELASTASEYGYRRATGRTDRHRDAAATDADGPAEGER